A stretch of the Pirellulales bacterium genome encodes the following:
- a CDS encoding NAD-dependent epimerase/dehydratase family protein — protein MLTLVTGATGLVGNNVVRALISRGAAVRALVRSTADSRPFQGLDLEIVQGDVCDSDAVRRACHGVTRVVHSAGRVHLGFSGWAEARAVNVDGTRNVAAAAREVGARMVHVSSVDALGLGSRKNPGDEERAATGNVPCPYVLTKRDSERVLFDEVKQGLDAVIVNPVFVLGPWDWKPSSGRMLLEVARGRALLAPRGGNDFCDARNVAQTILTALERGKTGRRYILGGESLSYFEAWTLFAEITGARPPLARVGPIALWVAGAAGSAWGKVTGREPDVNLASIRMSLLEHHFRCDRARQELGYEPGTAREAATAAWQWFCERGYADQSLVA, from the coding sequence TTGCTTACTCTGGTCACTGGCGCCACCGGACTCGTTGGCAATAACGTCGTTCGCGCGCTCATCTCGCGCGGCGCGGCCGTGCGCGCTCTGGTCCGCTCGACGGCCGACTCGCGACCCTTCCAGGGGCTCGACCTCGAAATCGTCCAAGGCGACGTCTGCGATTCCGATGCGGTGCGCCGCGCCTGCCACGGCGTCACCCGTGTGGTTCACTCCGCAGGACGCGTCCACCTCGGGTTCAGCGGCTGGGCCGAGGCGCGAGCGGTGAATGTCGATGGCACGCGGAACGTCGCCGCCGCCGCCAGAGAAGTTGGCGCCCGTATGGTGCATGTGTCGAGCGTCGACGCGCTAGGACTCGGATCGCGGAAAAATCCCGGCGATGAAGAGCGCGCCGCCACCGGCAATGTCCCTTGCCCCTATGTGTTGACCAAACGCGATTCCGAGCGCGTGCTGTTCGACGAGGTCAAGCAAGGTCTCGACGCCGTGATCGTAAACCCTGTGTTTGTGCTGGGTCCCTGGGATTGGAAACCATCGAGCGGGCGCATGCTGCTCGAAGTTGCCCGCGGCCGCGCGTTGCTGGCGCCGCGTGGCGGCAACGATTTTTGCGATGCCCGCAATGTCGCGCAAACCATTCTCACCGCCTTGGAACGGGGCAAGACCGGCCGCCGATATATCTTGGGGGGCGAGTCGCTCTCGTATTTCGAGGCTTGGACATTGTTCGCCGAGATCACTGGCGCTCGCCCGCCGCTTGCTCGCGTCGGCCCTATTGCCCTCTGGGTGGCCGGCGCCGCCGGCAGCGCCTGGGGAAAGGTGACCGGCCGCGAGCCCGACGTGAATCTGGCCTCCATCCGCATGTCGCTGCTAGAGCACCATTTCCGCTGCGATCGCGCGCGGCAGGAGCTGGGCTACGAACCCGGCACCGCTCGCGAGGCGGCGACCGCCGCCTGGCAGTGGTTTTGTGAGCGTGGCTACGCCGATCAGTCGCTCGTGGCCTAA